In the Parasteatoda tepidariorum isolate YZ-2023 chromosome 3, CAS_Ptep_4.0, whole genome shotgun sequence genome, one interval contains:
- the LOC107446108 gene encoding probable cardiolipin synthase (CMP-forming) has protein sequence MFTYGLKMCISPQFLINFKNVIKLKQSTRLICNQVNFSNSHSRCIYRLQKSIPYTNYYMTEIDSNNFGRHMSKWIKSSSNGIPALKNSKKRRNRSTVFAERVTLKLQHARRETKRKVQNKIGEIKENILTVPNGLCVLRIISTPLLGYLVISEYYTTSLGIFMFAGFTDLIDGYIARNFPNQQTMIGSFLDPAADKLLISTLFVTLTINGLIPVPLTSLIIIRDAVLFGAGFYIRYVSLPPPKTLTRYFDMSFVTARLSPTNISKINTGIQLALVAASLAAPVFSFVDHFYLHVLWYITGTTTILSAASYVYYKNSTFKLFSSAIEKEK, from the exons atgtTTACCTATGGTCTTAAAATGTGTATTTCGCCgcaattcttaataaattttaaaaatgtcataaaattaaagcaatctACTCGTTTAATATGTAACcaagttaatttttctaattctcaCTCTAGATGTATATATAGATTACAAAAATCCATACCCTATACAAACTATTATATGACGGAAATTGATTCCAATAATTTTGGTCGACATATGTCAAAATGGATCAAATCTTCATCAAATGGTATTCCTgcacttaaaaattcaaaaaagaggAGAAACAGAAGTACTGTTTTTGCTGAAAGAGTAACATTGAAATTACAGCATGCTAGAAGGGAAACTAAAAGAAAAGTGCAAAACAAAATTGGAGAAATA aaagaaaacaTCCTGACAGTTCCTAATGGGCTTTGTGTTCTAAGAATAATCTCAACTCCTCTGTTAGGATATCTTGTGATATCTGAATACTACACAACTTCATTAGGAATTTTTATGTTTGCGGGCTTTACTGATCTA aTTGATGGTTACATAGCTCGAAACTTTCCAAACCAACAGACCATGATTGGGAGCTTCTTAGATCCTGCTGCTGATAAGCTTCTAATTTCTACTCTATTTGTTACACTAACAATAAATGGGCTTATTCCTG ttccATTAACATCTCTTATTATAATCCGCGATGCTGTTCTCTTTGGAGCTGGCTTTTATATAAGATATGTATCCTTACCTCCTCCT aAAACACTGACCAGGTATTTTGATATGTCATTTGTCACAGCTCGATTATCACCAACCAACATAAGCAAA ATCAACACTGGAATTCAATTGGCTCTTGTGGCAGCATCCCTTGCTGCTCCTGTATTCAGTTTTGTTGACCACTTTTATTTACATGTGCTTTG GTATATAACTGGTACTACAACTATTTTGTCTGCAGCAAGTTATGTTTACTACAAAAATTCTACATTCAAGTTATTTTCTTCAGCAATAGAAAAAGAGAAGTGA